In Misgurnus anguillicaudatus chromosome 5, ASM2758022v2, whole genome shotgun sequence, a genomic segment contains:
- the rorca gene encoding RAR-related orphan receptor C a isoform X2, with protein sequence MRAQIEVIPCKICGDKSSGIHYGVITCEGCKGFFRRSQQNNAIYSCSRQRNCLIDRTNRNRCQHCRLQKCLALGMSRDAVKFGRMSKKQRDSLYAEVQKHQQSQERAGGLGGTAPGSAGEETGDNGSCHARTYSRGSSTTLSDLDDITMLPDGLLFDLPLTPEEAGDCCSLELLGSSGGSTSSSQSSPEQNRQEFTDAPHIKHEYESGLFSRSLLNLPEGCSLLEIERITQNVVKSHIETSQYSPEELKRLAWTLYTPEEIRAHQNKSTEILWQQCAVHVTNAIQYVVEFAKRITGFMDLCQNDQIILLKAGCLDVLLIRTCRVYNPVNNTLLFDGKYASPQLFKALGCDDLVSAVFEMAKTLSRLQLSEEEMALFSATVLLSPDRPWLTDSQKVRKLQEKVYVALQHCLHKGGAPEEKLTKMVSKLPMMKSICNLHIDKLEFFRLLHPETAYNFPALYREVFCSEITFPDSTEG encoded by the exons ATGAGAG CTCAAATTGAGGTAATCCCATGCAAGATATGTGGAGACAAGTCATCAGGCATCCATTATGGAGTGATCACTTGTGAGGGTTGCAAG gGCTTCTTCCGTCGAAGTCAGCAGAACAATGCAATATACTCCTGCTCGAGGCAGAGGAACTGCCTTATTGACCGAACCAATCGCAACCGCTGCCAGCACTGCCGCCTGCAGAAATGTCTTGCGCTGGGCATGAGTCGCGATG CTGTGAAGTTTGGCCGCATGTCCAAAAAGCAGCGTGACAGCCTTTACGCAGAGGTTCAAAAGCACCAGCAGTCCCAAGAGCGAGCTGGAGGCCTGGGCGGCACTGCACCCGGAAGCGCTGGTGAAGAAACCGGTGACAATGGCAGCTGCCACGCCCGTACCTACAGTCGGGGCTCCAGCACTACCCTTAGCGACCTGGATGACATTACCATGCTACCCGACGGGCTGCTGTTCGATCTGCCGCTCACGCCAGAAGAAGCTGGCGACTGCTGCAGCCTGGAGCTGTTGGGGAGCAGCGGAGGAAGCACTTCATCCTCCCAGAGTTCCCCTGAGCAGAACAGACAGGAGTTTACAGACGCACCGCACATCAAACACGAGTACGAGTCAGGACTTTTCTCTCGCTCGCTGCTTAATCTACCTGAAGGCTGTTCCTTGCTGGAAATTG AACGCATCACACAGAACGTGGTGAAATCCCACATTGAGACGAGTCAGTACAGCCCAGAGGAACTAAAGCGATTAGCTTGGACCCTCTATACGCCCGAAGAGATACGCGCCCATCAAAACAAG TCCACTGAAATACTGTGGCAACAGTGTGCCGTGCACGTCACCAACGCCATCCAGTACGTGGTCGAGTTTGCCAAGCGTATCACTGGGTTCATGGACTTGTGTCAAAATGACCAGATTATCCTTCTCAAAGCAG GCTGCTTGGACGTGCTATTGATCCGAACGTGTCGGGTCTACAATCCCGTCAACAACACGCTGTTGTTTGATGGAAAGTATGCAAGCCCTCAGCTCTTCAAAGCACTCG GTTGTGATGATCTGGTGAGTGCCGTCTTTGAAATGGCTAAAACCCTGAGTCGACTACAGCTGTCTGAAGAGGAGATGGCATTGTTTTCTGCCACTGTACTTCTGTCTCCAG atcGACCTTGGTTGACAGATAGCCAGAAGGTACGAAAGCTTCAGGAGAAGGTCTATGTTGCATTGCAACACTGTCTTCATAAAGGCGGCGCTCCTGAGGAGAAACTGACAAAG ATGGTGTCCAAGTTACCCATGATGAAGTCTATTTGCAACCTTCATATTGATAAGTTGGAGTTTTTCCGCCTCCTTCACCCAGAAACAGCCTACAATTTTCCTGCTCTCTACAGAGAGGTTTTCTGCAGCGAAATCACCTTCCCAGACTCCACTGAGGGCTAA
- the rorca gene encoding RAR-related orphan receptor C a isoform X1 has translation MRGLCTGLYFYILLNNQRSTAQIEVIPCKICGDKSSGIHYGVITCEGCKGFFRRSQQNNAIYSCSRQRNCLIDRTNRNRCQHCRLQKCLALGMSRDAVKFGRMSKKQRDSLYAEVQKHQQSQERAGGLGGTAPGSAGEETGDNGSCHARTYSRGSSTTLSDLDDITMLPDGLLFDLPLTPEEAGDCCSLELLGSSGGSTSSSQSSPEQNRQEFTDAPHIKHEYESGLFSRSLLNLPEGCSLLEIERITQNVVKSHIETSQYSPEELKRLAWTLYTPEEIRAHQNKSTEILWQQCAVHVTNAIQYVVEFAKRITGFMDLCQNDQIILLKAGCLDVLLIRTCRVYNPVNNTLLFDGKYASPQLFKALGCDDLVSAVFEMAKTLSRLQLSEEEMALFSATVLLSPDRPWLTDSQKVRKLQEKVYVALQHCLHKGGAPEEKLTKMVSKLPMMKSICNLHIDKLEFFRLLHPETAYNFPALYREVFCSEITFPDSTEG, from the exons ATGAGAG GCCTTTGCACTGGCTTGTATTTCTACATTTTACTGAACAATCAAAGATCAACAG CTCAAATTGAGGTAATCCCATGCAAGATATGTGGAGACAAGTCATCAGGCATCCATTATGGAGTGATCACTTGTGAGGGTTGCAAG gGCTTCTTCCGTCGAAGTCAGCAGAACAATGCAATATACTCCTGCTCGAGGCAGAGGAACTGCCTTATTGACCGAACCAATCGCAACCGCTGCCAGCACTGCCGCCTGCAGAAATGTCTTGCGCTGGGCATGAGTCGCGATG CTGTGAAGTTTGGCCGCATGTCCAAAAAGCAGCGTGACAGCCTTTACGCAGAGGTTCAAAAGCACCAGCAGTCCCAAGAGCGAGCTGGAGGCCTGGGCGGCACTGCACCCGGAAGCGCTGGTGAAGAAACCGGTGACAATGGCAGCTGCCACGCCCGTACCTACAGTCGGGGCTCCAGCACTACCCTTAGCGACCTGGATGACATTACCATGCTACCCGACGGGCTGCTGTTCGATCTGCCGCTCACGCCAGAAGAAGCTGGCGACTGCTGCAGCCTGGAGCTGTTGGGGAGCAGCGGAGGAAGCACTTCATCCTCCCAGAGTTCCCCTGAGCAGAACAGACAGGAGTTTACAGACGCACCGCACATCAAACACGAGTACGAGTCAGGACTTTTCTCTCGCTCGCTGCTTAATCTACCTGAAGGCTGTTCCTTGCTGGAAATTG AACGCATCACACAGAACGTGGTGAAATCCCACATTGAGACGAGTCAGTACAGCCCAGAGGAACTAAAGCGATTAGCTTGGACCCTCTATACGCCCGAAGAGATACGCGCCCATCAAAACAAG TCCACTGAAATACTGTGGCAACAGTGTGCCGTGCACGTCACCAACGCCATCCAGTACGTGGTCGAGTTTGCCAAGCGTATCACTGGGTTCATGGACTTGTGTCAAAATGACCAGATTATCCTTCTCAAAGCAG GCTGCTTGGACGTGCTATTGATCCGAACGTGTCGGGTCTACAATCCCGTCAACAACACGCTGTTGTTTGATGGAAAGTATGCAAGCCCTCAGCTCTTCAAAGCACTCG GTTGTGATGATCTGGTGAGTGCCGTCTTTGAAATGGCTAAAACCCTGAGTCGACTACAGCTGTCTGAAGAGGAGATGGCATTGTTTTCTGCCACTGTACTTCTGTCTCCAG atcGACCTTGGTTGACAGATAGCCAGAAGGTACGAAAGCTTCAGGAGAAGGTCTATGTTGCATTGCAACACTGTCTTCATAAAGGCGGCGCTCCTGAGGAGAAACTGACAAAG ATGGTGTCCAAGTTACCCATGATGAAGTCTATTTGCAACCTTCATATTGATAAGTTGGAGTTTTTCCGCCTCCTTCACCCAGAAACAGCCTACAATTTTCCTGCTCTCTACAGAGAGGTTTTCTGCAGCGAAATCACCTTCCCAGACTCCACTGAGGGCTAA